In Melitaea cinxia chromosome 21, ilMelCinx1.1, whole genome shotgun sequence, the sequence ATGTGGAGGGTAGACGGAGGCTAGAAGACGCAGTTGCGGCACGACGACACGGAGACAGGGGACAACGGCGACGGGACATGCGACGATGCGACGACAGGATGAGAGGACACGGAGAACGGTTAGGGAGGAGGCAGTAGAGTGTAGGATAATCTTTATCCTAAGGGGTGAGACTTTCTGAGAGCAGCCGTTCAAAACACAGTAGGGATGTTCAATTAAGAGCGTGCACGAACTAAGTGACTggtgttgttgttgttaaacaCGGTTTGTTTTCCACAACTCGACGTCTTcatgcgcctattttgcgtgactGGTTGTggacactattcgtgccagcccagctccttaaggaagcctagcagaccgtTCACGTTGCCGATGACTTCCTGGAGCGACCTCGGTATCCCGAGGTGTAGTGCCCTGCagttcgccacactaccgcattccatgcacgctctgcatagggggCTTAGAGACTGGTGTACCACTAGAAGTGCATTTCCTCATTTTGACGTTTGATAACCGGAAAGGTATACTCTCCGTAAAACTTTTATAGCGTGATGAAACGGAtgtcagcgccatctagtgactACTGCGTTACTTAACAATATCAATCTTAATATAAGGTTTGTTACAATAGTCTATCTTTGTTTATAGAGCTAATTATTAAACTAAACTTACATGGTTGAACGGTACAGTCTCCAAAttagaaataacaaatttagtaataataataacaataatcttttttattattattatggtgGCTAACAAGCGTTCGTTCTGCCTGATGGTCAATACCGCAATCTAAGGACACTTGCAACACTATAAGCATTACAAACGCGTTGCGGGACATAAACCCCTTCCCCTCCCCATGAGCTCTGATTATCACACTCACCACAGGGACACAACTCTACTCGAGTGCAGTAtcacttagctgtgatcttctgtaagcctcagtcgggctgctcagaATTTAgagtaaatatttactaattattgtatttaatgctatgataaaaaataaaataacacattgGATTATGTAAACAGTTTATTATTCAGCCTGTAGACTGGCTATGGCCATGGCCAGTGCTCCCTCCCGCGAGGCGTTTCCGCCGATGAAGCCAGTACTGTGGCAGAAGATACAATCACTGATGCCTGCGATTTCACTCAACAACTCGTCTCGCACGCCCCACCATTTCTTGTGAAGTGGTTTCCTGAAACAATGAGTTAGAGATGATATTAGAGGTTTGGTATGTGATTTTATCTAATCTATTCTTATCATTCCCTagctgttaaaataaaaataaaaaaatattggaatttACTTGTtaggaaataatataaatcgcgcagtataaaaaaaaactgcgagTGATATTGTGTGAAACAAGTGATATAGTATGAAATTTACAGTGCTCTTAGTTGAAGCAAGATATAGGTACAGTACAATGGTATACAAGCACTTACTGTTCCAAAACGAACAAGCAAGtgtcaatttatgttttgatttcagttttatttgtacacatttatagtaatttgattaatttcatGGGCAACGAGTAAAGGTCTTAAAGGATTAAACTCCAGTCATAAGTCAGATctgactaaatttttttttaaatacatgtcTAAGCGTTTTTACCCTAAGGCCTCCAATAGGATTTTTTCGTGTATATAGAGTCCACAAAACACACggtacacaagcacaaacaacCAACATACATAACATCATCAagtgtggccaatacaaatgtttaccaCATGCGGGGGGTCGAACACGGGACCACCAGCACAACAGTCTCAGTCATCTCCATGTAGACCTAACGCATTGTTGCCGTAAAAAAAAGATCACTTTAAGTTCACTATACCTTGTTATAAAACTGGTAGGAGACACAGGCACAGCTTGCACTCTCCAAGACTTGGGTTTGTCCTTAAATATAACGTAGTTAACCTCATTCACACCCATCTCCTGTTCCAAATCAAACAGGTGCTCTTTCCACGGGAATCTCTCTTTAAATTCTAGGATCCTGCCAGACCTATGAACTTGATATCTCTCTTCTAATGCAGATTTAACGTAGTCTCTAGCGGGGAGCCACACTGATATGGCGTAATTGACCATGTACAAGAACTCTTCACTGACCAGAGCTACAGCTTTCATAAAACTCTCATCAACATTTATGGTTTGATCTGAGTTCCACTCAGGATTGAGCCGGTGTACTCGTGCACTTAAATGTGTACGTATTTTGTATCGTGGTTCAGTGTCAGTCATCGGAACTCCATTGTCGATTGCATCTAATTCTTCAACCaaattttcatatacttttttgtaaacAACAGTCAAGTTATCTGTCGTGAGAGGATGGTCCTTAGGTGCCACGGCTTGGATGACTTTCTCTCCGTAAAATGCATAAATGAGACCTGCTGAACTTAATCTGAAACGTGAATGTTgacatagttttaatataagttaCATTGATTATAAGGggaattgatttaatataagttACATTGATTGAATCCCAAACAAGCAAAAAGAACATATCTATTTAGTGATAAAATAGCCCACTTTcattttagtattataaaactgttttaattatccgaaatttgtttttaacttttattattctcTACTTACATATGAGAGAATTAGTCATGGAATGTAAATGTGTGTTTTTATTACATCTaagaaattctaaaataaaaatatttaaaaattaactaacacAATATGTTCATCTTGCATTCGACCTGTGACATTCCACTGATAGGCCTCTCAGGATATATAGGCCTCTTCCTCCGTGTTCATCTTACAATACCTCTATTACCAAGTAAGGCCAGTTTAGATCTTGCATATTATGTCGCTAATTGTAAATTTAGTATTATGAAAACAATAACATTTGAAATCTTGGTTCttacaaaatcaaataaatcaatatcagCAGGGGCTATTTTAAATGAATAGCTCTATATATACCCCtacccctagtgttttttttttaaaccggaGTCACGGAGGGAGGGCAACCCTGCTGCTTTCGCatgcaagggcggaagggctgcacttcccacAGCACCGGAGCCAAGCATTATtctaaccttaaaggtggtGGGTTAATTTTTCcggatttaaaaatttaacctcaaaacttcaagtacgatatctctgtaacaacggggtttacacgaaaaaaGTTGTCTGGGGGGGGGGTGATAAACCCACACTCCTTCCTACCCTCACCCTCcctttccccccaaccccataaatttcttGCCGGCGATGTACATAATTAcccatttaataaattaaataaaacttattacttAATTCTGTATTTGTCTCCTAGTTCCGGCCTCAGGGAGCTTAAGGTCTCACTGAACTCGCGCTGGTGGTGGTCGTAGCGTTTCTTCTCGTGATCGAACTCGGCTCCGACGTCGACTACTATGTCGCATTCTTTAAGCTTTTCCATATCTCTTGTTCTGACAATTGCGGCGTCTTTAAACTCCGGAAGGCACTTAAGCATGAAGCAAGCCAAAACTTCATCGCAATGGAAGACGCCATCGTGAGTTCcgatctaaaattatttattattatgtgagtTTTAGAATCAATAAATGTAGTCAACTGAGTTTGTTTACTTGTGTATActcaacaataaaatttaactttaagcaatcgaataatatataatacaaatactcGATAGAGTAACAACTCGTGAGAAGTTAATAATTAGTTCACATTATTTCAAAGAATTAAACTAACCTTCATGATTCTTAAAACGTTGCTAACTCGTCGACTACTTCCAAAGAAATGTAATTTACCTTTTGTGGTAATACGACTaactttatatacaatattcttaaacataagatattatacttaaaaatgtatacaaatatatttaagtaaaaaggcGGCTAACTCACCGCTTTATCCTAATTTCGACCAATTTGTACATACGTTCATACGTTACATTGAACTTATGCCGTATacgattattttatacatttggcTGTCAATTTTGACAGAGGCTAAATATTATTGCCCGATAAAGAAATCCAAAACatgtaaataactattttatttttagattagtCTCACTAAATTttctcataaaattaaattaagacaatgtagtaagtagtaattaagatattttttgcgTCACCCTTTTCGATTTTTGACTACAGAGCCCTTTTTTGTTTCGTCAAGTTCGCGTATGCCATTACTAGGTGTCGCTAgtagttataaaattttgataagtAAATTTAAACGTTGTTCATTCATTGTGTTTATAAACCGTGCAAAAGCGatttttacttttacatttgagatttaattgttttctttttcgaAAACTTTACCTAAACATAAATTATGAGTCCTTTAATTTACACACATTTAATTAAgcattactattataaaaattcttaataaaaattcCTTAAAACCTATGGCAATACATCCGATGAACAAACTTATAAACTACTTCGTGATCGAGCAAAAAAAGTGGAAGTGGAGTCTTATCgtaattatctatttaatattgAGAACTCAATTGCATCTAATCCTAAAGCATTTTAGACTTTCAATAAAAGCATGCGGACCAGTTCTTCAATTCCCTCTAATATGTTCTATCAAGGTAGGTCCTGTTGTGATGGACAAGGTATCAGCAATCTTTTTTCTGATTATTTTAGCTCAACCTTTTTAACTCGCAATTCCTGTTCTAATCTTTCCATCGAGGATGACATTATCAATTATACTCTTGACACTCCTGGTGGTCGTGAAGAGACTATCTCTTTAGACGCAATGCAAATTCCTTAAAGGCCTTGATCTCAATATAACTGCAGGACCTGATGATCTGCCTGCAATTTTTATAGTTAACTGTGCTAATgaactttttgtttgtttccaTACTTTTTAGAAGATCTCTTCATGAAGGTGTTATGCCATCTAAATGGAAGCTCCCATATGTAACCCCGATACACAAGAAAGGTCCTAAAGATTGCATCGAAAACTATAGACCGATCTCTAAGCTTTGTCACTTAGCAAAAGCagtttaaaatcttattttacaCCTCATCAACATGGGCTTTTAAGGAATAGATCGACAGCGACTAATCTAGCTgtttttactgattttatttCACATCAGGTGGACCGGGGTAATCAAGTAGATGTCATTTACACCGACTACGCAAAAGTCTTTGACCGCCTAAACCATAAAATGCTTTTGATGAAGCTGCAGAAAATTGGTATCAGGGGTAATCTGTTTCGATGGTTCACTTCATACATTCAAAATAGATCCCAGGCGGTAGTGTT encodes:
- the LOC123663883 gene encoding MYG1 exonuclease isoform X2, whose translation is MYKLVEIRIKRRRVSNVLRIMKIGTHDGVFHCDEVLACFMLKCLPEFKDAAIVRTRDMEKLKECDIVVDVGAEFDHEKKRYDHHQREFSETLSSLRPELGDKYRIKLSSAGLIYAFYGEKVIQAVAPKDHPLTTDNLTVVYKKVYENLVEELDAIDNGVPMTDTEPRYKIRTHLSARVHRLNPEWNSDQTINVDESFMKAVALVSEEFLYMVNYAISVWLPARDYVKSALEERYQVHRSGRILEFKERFPWKEHLFDLEQEMGVNEVNYVIFKDKPKSWRVQAVPVSPTSFITRKPLHKKWWGVRDELLSEIAGISDCIFCHSTGFIGGNASREGALAMAIASLQAE
- the LOC123663883 gene encoding MYG1 exonuclease isoform X1 produces the protein MFKNIVYKVSRITTKGKLHFFGSSRRVSNVLRIMKIGTHDGVFHCDEVLACFMLKCLPEFKDAAIVRTRDMEKLKECDIVVDVGAEFDHEKKRYDHHQREFSETLSSLRPELGDKYRIKLSSAGLIYAFYGEKVIQAVAPKDHPLTTDNLTVVYKKVYENLVEELDAIDNGVPMTDTEPRYKIRTHLSARVHRLNPEWNSDQTINVDESFMKAVALVSEEFLYMVNYAISVWLPARDYVKSALEERYQVHRSGRILEFKERFPWKEHLFDLEQEMGVNEVNYVIFKDKPKSWRVQAVPVSPTSFITRKPLHKKWWGVRDELLSEIAGISDCIFCHSTGFIGGNASREGALAMAIASLQAE